A segment of the Mangrovimonas sp. YM274 genome:
ACTATCTTTTTACCGTATTTGGAAAGCTTAAACTTGGACAATTTAACCATTGCATCTCCTGACATGGGAGGTTCTAAAAGAGCTTATGCCTATTCCAAAGCATTGAGTAGTGATGTAGTTATCTGTTACAAGCAACGCGCCAAAGCCAACTTAATTTCCCATATGGAGCTTATTGGTGATGTAACTGGCAAGAATGTGGTTTTGGTTGATGATATGGTGGACACCGCTGGAACCTTAACAAAAGCAGCCGATTTGATGATGGAAAGAGGCGCCTTAAGCGTTCGCGCAATTTGTACCCACCCTATTCTTTCCGGTAGCGCCTACGAGCGTTTGGAGAATTCAAAATTGGAGGAATTGATTGTTACAGACTCTATTCCTTTAAAACAAGAAAGCAGCAAAATTCGCGTATTGACATGCGCCGAGCTGTTTGCCGATGTAATGCACAACGTGCACTACAACAAATCTATTAGTAATAAATTTTTAATTTAATATAAACAACAAATGAAATCAATTACAATCAATGGATCTCAAAGAGAAAGCGTGGGCAAAAAAGCAACGAAAGCCTTGCGTAATGCTGGACAGGTTCCTTGCGTATTATACGGAGGAGATAAGCCAGTACATTTCTCAGCACCTGAATTAGCATTCTCCAAACTGGTTTATACGCCTGATGCGCATACAGTTGTGATTGCTTTGGAAAATGGCGATACTTACAACGCTGTTTTACAGGACATCCAATTTCACCCTGTAACTGACAGAATTCTTCACATCGATTTCTACCAGTTATTCGAGGACAAAGAAATTACTATGGATATCCCAGTTCACATTATCGGTACTTCCAGAGGGGTATTAAATGGTGGTGTATTGCGTAAAAACAAGCGTAAACTTAGAGTGAAGGCACTTCCTGCTAACTTACCAGATTTTATCGAGGCAGACATTACGCCTTTGAGAATTGGTAGCAAGCTTTACATTACAGCTTTAGAAAATGAAGCGTATAGATTCTTACACCCAGACAACACTGTAGTATGTCAAGTAAGACGTTCTAGAGCAGCCATGAACGTGTCTGATGACGATGAAGATCTAGATGACGATGCAGCTGAGACACCAGCAGCAGAAGCTCAAGAATAGATTTAAAATCTTATATTCAAAAAGCATCTCCATTTGTGAGATGCTTTTTTATTTTTACACAAACAATCATGTATGTGTAGACTGTTTTTTAATTTCTTTAAAAGAAAAACTTCGGTTTTAGACAATGACATTCATTCCATGAAAAAATTTCTAATAGTAGGCCTTGGTAACATTGGTGATAAATACACCGAAACCCGACATAACATAGGATTTAAGGTATTGGATTATTTAGCCGACAAGGAATCCCTCACTTTTGAAACCCAAAAATTAGGTGATATTGCCACTTACAAATTAAAAGGAAGGCAGTTTATTCTTCTGAAACCAAACACCTATATGAACTTGAGCGGAAAAGCCGTTCAATATTGGCTCACCAAGGAAAAGATTCCTATGGAAAACCTTTTGGTAATCACGGATGATTTAAATCTTCCATTTGGGACCCTTCGCCTGAAAACCAAAGGCAGCGATGGTGGACATAATGGACTAAAAGACATACAGGACAAATTGCAAACCACTAAATACAATCGTTTCCGGTTTGGTATTAGCGATGCTTTTGCCAAAGGCAGACAAGTGGATTATGTTCTAGGTGAATGGACTCCTGAAGAAACCGAAAAGCTTCCCGAGCGACTGACAAAATCCATCGAACTGATCAACTCATTCGGGTTGGCAGGCGTTACCAATACAATGAACACTTTTAATGGAAAATAAAAAAGGAGCGATTAAATAATCGCTCCTTTTTATTTTATTTCTTCTTCTCGCTATTCAACAATAATCTTTTTGGTCGCGCTGCGTTCACCATCATTTACCGTAACCAAATACATTCCAGAATATACATTGCTCAAACTTATAGTTTGATTGAAATCCGATGAATTATCAAAAGCCTTTCCATATATCAAACGCCCTCTAATATCGTATACATCCACCTGAATATCATTCCCTGAATGAGAATTCAATTTAATAGTAAACTCTCCTTTATTAGGATTAGGAAATATATTGAATTCGTTAGCTGCAAATTCATCAATTCCTAATGAACTATTGGTCAAAGCACATAATTCAATATACCAAGAGTTTAAAGTTCCTTGGTCCGAAGAATAAAAATCAGTTATAGCCAATTGCCATTCTCCTTCTGCATTCAAATCTGAGAAGGTACTTAAAGGTGTTTCTGGTATAAATACTCCACTTACAGGATTGCTACAAGAAATGACACTTCCCTCATCATCAAAAACCACATCTAAATCATCTTGTCCATCATTGCAATTTCTATCATATAGCGTAACTACGGTCTCCCCATCTGGATGTCTCAATTCCAAAAACAAGTCCCCCGACCAATTATGCGAAATATCTGTGTATACTTTAATTGATTCAATCACCTGAGAATCTTCAATATTAATAGAACTTAACAAAATGTCTCCAGGGCTGTTTGCTCCAACACCATCCGGAATTTCTAAATTTAGATCTCCAGAATCATACTGCACACAGGTATACCCCAAAGCAAACACCTGAGAATTTACAGCATAATAAATATTATCTACCGCTTGCACCATTACCCGACAAAAAAACGATGGCAAAACATCCGGAATAACGATATCCTCTTGCCCATCATTAGGGGTATTTTCCGCCAAGACAATATCAAAACTATCGCCGCCATTAGTTGACAACAAGATGTTGACATGGGAAGTATTGATATTGTTTGCTGTAGTCCCAGCAACATCCCAAGTCACAGTTTCCGTTTCACCACTATTCCAAACAATACCTTCTTCATTTTGAGAAGTCACTGCAAAGGGCCCTGCATCAGCATTCACTGTTACAGTCATTAAATCTGCGTCCGTTTGACCGATTCCATTTCCAACTCCACTCCCATTATCACGAACCAAAAAGGCAAAATTCAAATCTCTAGACACTGAAGGGGTCACCTCCCATGTTGGTGTTAAATTACCATTCAAAACATCTTCTAGTTTTGGAAGGTAGCGCTGAGGGGAATCTGTGGGCAATAAAGAGCGATACACAGGACCCGTTGTCCATGTTGACATAGGAGTTGAGTACTTACCTGTAGGAGATGCATCATTTTGAGACCAGTTATAAGTTAATGTTTCAATACCATCAACATCGGTAGCCGAACCCGTCAAAACAAAAGCAGTACTAGCGGGAATTACATAATCGTTTCCAGCATTTGCTACTGGGGCTTGATTTACCAAATCTGTTTCTTCAGCACAATTATTTCCTACTCCCGTTTTAACATTATCCGTTATTTGTTTGACACTAATATAGTTGAAATGTGCATCACTATTACTTTGTACGTTTGGGTAACAAATACCAGCATATCCCATAATAGAACTACCACTACCTGGCTCAACTTCACTTTCACCATTTCCACTGAAACACTGTACACTTGATTGCGTATGGTATGCGCCAAACTGATGCCCCATTTCATGAGCCACATAGTCTATATAAAAGGCATCCCCAACAGGATTTGGACTACCGGTAAAACCTCTTCCTTTATGAAAACTATATTGAGAAGACGAAGCACAAACACAACCTATACAACCTGCATTCCCTCCCCCAGATGTATTAAAATTATGCCCAATGTCATAATTTGCCACCCCTATAACATCATCCAAGGTTTCAGCTGTTTTAAAATTATATTCTCCCTGCCATGGGTCTGAAAAAGAACTTAAATAAATCACCTCATCATTGTTAGGTATAAATTCCATGGTAATGGCAAGATCACGTTCATAAATTTCATTTACACGATTCATTGTAATCACCATTTGCGCCTGAACATTTGCCTTTTGAGTAGCAACATCTCCTGACCCAGCAAATAATGCACCGTACTCCCCTGTACAAGACAAGGCTAATCTATAGGTACGCAATTTTTCATCATCAGCAGCTACTCGCTGCGTAGTCACACCGTCATCAATTGAGTCTAAAGAAAGGCCATCTTCCTGTAAACAAGAAAAATCTTGTGTATTAAGACCCAAGTCAACTTTTTGATAGACCATATAATTTTTAAGATCCTCCGTATAAGGATCTATATATACAGTACTTTGTTTACCTGAAAGCACCAGAGCATGCAAACCAAACTGCGTCAAACTAAAACGCATTGAAGCCGTTGGATCCTCAATACCAAAAGCCTTGTAAGTTTTAATCATAGGGTATTTTGCTGCTAATACAGGATCCATAATTGGAGATTCCAAGACTCTGAACGACTGGAATTCTCCATTGGCTGAAGGAAATTCGATAACAGTATTGGATTTTCCTGAAATACTACCTCGTAAGGGAGCATTTTCAAGAATCTCCTTCAATTTATCAAGATTTAAAGTAAAAACCTTGAATGTATTGGGTTGAGAAGCCCTTTGTATTTTTTTAGACGTTTCCAAACTTCTAACATCTGCCCTGACCCAATATGTGTTTCTAGACTGAGAAAACATTACTGAGCTACTTAGTGCAAATACCAAAAGCCAGAAAAATTTAAGGTAATTTAACATCATTATTAATCAATTTTTAGGAATTCCTGCGAATATATCATATAATCTCAAAAGCAAAAAAAATACCCCGAATTAACCTTTAACTTTAACACTATTATTACTAGGACATTATAGCAATCAAACACTTTCACAACATTTCTATACCTATCATGAGATAACAAAAATAAAATTGCCAACAGCAAACAACCACCCATAACCTTTAGCTAACCAGAGACTACATTCCTTCAACATTTAACACTTTTATCATCAATATTTTATATTTTGGCCCCTCAAAACATAACATTACACTTTTACAAAAAAATGAAAAAAACTACTTTTAACTTAATGCTTTGGGGCTGTATGGCACTATCGCCATTCCTAAAAGCACAAAATCCCGAAACTACCCAAATCCGGACTTGCTTAACTGACGAGCACAACCAACAATTGCTAAACAAGCACCCAAATATGATGGGAAGCGAAACCTACGAAAATAGGTTAGCACCTAAAATTGAAACCTTAAAAACTCAAATCAAAAATTCAAATGGACAACGTAGCCTTCAATACACCATACCTGTGGTGGTACACGTCATCCATAATGGAGAACCAATTGGAACGGGGGCCAATATCTCTGACGAACAAGTACTGTCACAAATTCAAGTTTTAAATGAGGACTACAGAAGAATGGCTGGTACCAATGGATTTAACACGCACCCTGACGGAGCAGACGTGGAAATAGAATTCTGCCTAGCCTCAAGAACTCCAGATGGCTGTGTTACTACAGGAATAGATCGCATTGACATGTCGAACATAAACACAACATGGGCAAGCCCCAATACCATCGATGCCGTTCTAAAGCCTGCTACCATATGGGACGCTTCTCAATATATGAACATGTGGTCTGTTAACTTTGGCAGCAATGGTTTATTGGGCTATGCTCAATTTCCTGGAGGGCCAGCAAACACAGATGGTGTTGTATCAGACTACCGCTTTTTTGGAAGTAATGATGCGGAGGGAGTAACTATACCTGGTGTATACAATTTAGGAAGAACTATGACCCATGAAGTAGGGCACTATTTAGGTCTCTATCACACCTTCGAAAGTAATGGTGCAGGTAATGGTTGTAGTGGAAATGGAGATTACTGCGATGACACACCTGCGGTTGCTTCCGGAAATTACGGATGCCCCTCAAATTTAGATTCTTGCCCCTTCCCAAGTGGAATGCCCGATATGGTAGAGAACTACATGGATTACACCAATGATGCTTGCATGAATGTCTTTACCAATGATCAAAAAGCGAGAATCTTGGCCACATTACAAAATTCTGCTAACAGACCGAATTCAACCTCTTCCGATGCCTGCACAGCCTTAGCTGCTGTTAATGACGATGCATCCATCGAGATAAGATCTATGGATACGGATGCCTGCACAGGAACGGTTTCTGCTAACGTAAGGATCACAAACTATGGTGAAAGCACCTTAACCTCTGCAGAAATCAATTGCGATATCGATGGTTCCGACTCTGAAGTTTACTCATGGACAGGATCATTGGGTTATGGCGAATTTGAAGATATAACCCTCCCTACATTGATAAATTCCGCGGCAGGAGATCACAATTATAATGCCGAGGTAACAACTGCCAACAACAACTTAGATCAGCGCGACTGTAACAATTTTGTATCCTACCAGTTCACAAGTGCAGAATCATACGCCTCAACCACACAAGTTCATTTAACTTTAGTCACTGACGATTATGGAGCTGATACTGAATGGGAGTTCAGAGATAGTGAAGGAACAATTCTATATTCAGAAAGCTATTCAAATTTTGATTCGAATACGACATTCAATTACTCCTTTGATGTTATTGCTGATGAATGCTACACTTTTTTAATAACAGACTCTTGGGGAGATGGTTTAACAGACGAAGGAGGTTCCTACACTTTAACCACAGATGACGACACCGTGATCCATACAGGTAGTGATTTCGGTGATTCTGAAGAAACATTAATATCCACTTATACATTGAGTACAGAAGACTATTTTAGAACAACTGCTATTTCTTTGTACCCAAATCCTGTTAGTTCGCAACTGAATATATCTTTGGGAAGCTCTAACAACCTTCCAGATTCGTATGAGATATTTAACATTCTTGGACAGTCTATTCTACAAAAATCAATTACAAATAGTTCTGACTTGTCAATTAATACTTCTGCGTTTAGTAACGGCATGTATTTTATAAAACTTACTAAAGAATCAAGTAGTACAACATTGCGATTTATCAAAAAATAACCGCTTATATTAATCTTCTTTGGTAATTAAATTTGATTAAAGGGCTAAAGAAGTATATATCATAAAAAAGGAGGATTGAAATTATCAATCCTCCTTTTTTATTTTAAGGCCTTTAATACCTATTTTTACACAAAAAAGTAGGCTTGAAACTGCACAATTCTCCAACAACATATATAGATAAACCTTCTGTAATAACCATAGGCACTTTTGATGGTGTACATATTGGCCATCAAAAGATTATCAAACGCCTTATTACAACAGCTAAAAAGGAAGGATTGGAATCTGTTATACTCACTTTTTTTCCACACCCTAGAATGGTCCTTCAAAAAGATGCCAACATCAAACTCTTGAACACCATTTCAGAACGTCAGGAAATTTTAGAACAAACTGGCTTAAACCATTTAATTATAAAATCTTTCACCAAAGATTTTGCTAATTTATCAGCCCATGATTATGTCAAAAACATTCTGGTAGATGAATTACATGCCAAACATATTATTATTGGTTACGACCACCGTTTTGGAAAAAACAGAAGCGCCAACATTGAAAACCTAAAAACTTACGGCAAGGAGTTTGATTTTGAAGTTGAAGAAATCTCTGCGGAAGATATTGAAAATGTAGCCGTAAGCTCCACCAAAATAAGATCAGCTTTAAACAACGGAGATGTAGCCACAGCCAATTCTTATTTAGGCTATCATTATTTCTTAACAGGAACCATATCAAAAGGTAAAGGACTGGGCAAACAAATTGGTTTTCCAACTGCCAATATTCACATCGAGGAAGCGTATAAACTTATTCCAAAAAATGGAGTGTATGTTGTAAAATCACAATCAAACCAGCAAACGGTTTTTGGGATGATGAATATTGGCACCAACCCAACAGTAAATGGAAAACAACAATCCATCGAAGTTCATTTTTTCGATATCGATGAAAACCTTTACGGTAAAACCGTTCGTGTTGAACTATTGCACCGTCTAAGGGATGAACAAAAATTTGGGTCGGTGGCTTTATTACAGGAGCAGTTAAAAATGGATCGGGAAAATTCCCTTAAATTCATTGCCAACATTAATGACTAAAACCTTATTCAAACATATAGACAATAGTGCCCTAGTAATATTTAGGGTTATCTTTGGATTTCTATTAGTTTGCGAAAGTATTGGTGCCATCTTCACGGGATGGATCAAGCGTACCCTTATAGACCCCGAATTCACATTCTCATTTATTGGTTTTGAATGGCTACAACCATTACCCGGAAATGGCATGTATTTCTACTATGCTGTTATGGGGCTATTTGGTCTTTTCATTATGCTTGGCTACAAATACCGTTGGAGTATGTTGGCTTTTACCCTAATGTGGTCTGCAACTTATTTTATGCAAAAGTCATCCTATAACAACCATTATTACTTGTTGATACTTCTTAGTGCCATAATGGTCATCCAACCTGCCAACAGATATGTTTCATTGGATGCCAAGCTACATCCCGAAATCAAAAGTACTTCGATGCCTCAATGGTGTAAATATATTTTCGTGGTGCAGCTATTCATTGTTTACACCTATGCTTCTATTGCCAAAATATACCCAGACTGGCTCGATGGTTCTGCCATTGGGTTGATCTTAAAATCCAAACAGCATTATTTTTTGGTTGGCGAACTTTTGCAACAAAAATGGGTTCACTACTGCCTAGCCTATGGAGGCATTTTGTTTGATGGTTTGGTAATTCCTCTTTTGCTCTGGAAACCAACCCGTAAATATGCCTTTATTGCTTCCGTTTTTTTCCACTTATTTAACTCATTTGTATTTCAAGTTGGTATTTTTCCCTATTTATCCTTAGCCTTCAATCTCTTCTTTTTTGATCCAAGAACCATTCAAAAACTTTTCCTAAAAAACAAAAAGTTTTATGACAAAGGAGACATCATCATTCCAAAGTACCACAAAATTATTGTAGGTATCTTTGTCCTGTACTTTTTGGTTCAAATTGCACTTCCGTTAAGGCATCATTTAATACAAGACGATGTACTATGGACCGAAGAAGGACACCGTTTATCTTGGCGAATGATGTTAAGAGCAAAAAGCGGCATGGCCAATTACAAAGTAATCGATAAAGCTACAGGCAAAGAATTACCCATTAGACTTACCGATTACCTCACTCAAAAACAAATTAGAGGAGCAAAAGCAAAACCCGACATAATATGGCAGTTTTCACAACGACTCAAAAAAGATTTTGCCGATAAGGGATTTGAAGTACAAGTATTCGTTACCTGCTTTGTAAGTGTTAATGGAAAACCTCGCCAGCAACTTATAGACCCTAATGTAGATCTGGCCAATGTACCATGGGAACCCTTCAAACATAGCTCGTGGATTTTGCCCTCAAAACAAGATTGATTTTATAGCTAATTCCTTAAATTTGTTGCTTAAATTTTAAAGCATGCTACAAGTACCTTTTATTAGAGACAACCAAGCCGATATTATTGAACGTTTGTCAAAACGAAATATCGATGCCACCGAAATGATAGAAAACGTCCTTAACCTTGATGAGGATAGAAGACGTTTCCAAACACAATTGGACAATATATTGGCTGAATCCAATAGTATCTCCAAAGAAATTGGAATGTTGTTCAAATCGGGAAAAGTAGCAGAGGCCAATGCCCTTAAGGAAAAAACAGGTCAGTTGAAAGAAGACTCAAAAACACTTTCTGACCAACTTAACGAAACCACAGAAGCTCTAAACCAGTTACTGTATAAAATACCTAACGTTCCTAACAAAATTGTTCCTGCTGGCAATACCGATGAGGACAATGAAGAAATATACCGTGAAGGAGAGGTTCCCGTTTTACCAGAAGGCGCCTTACCCCATTGGGAATTGGCCAAGAAATATGACATCATAGATTTTGAATTAGGAAATAAAATAACCGGCGCAGGCTTTCCCGTGTATAAAGGGAAAGGAGCTCGATTACAGCGTGCCCTTATTTCTTACTTCCTTGATAAAAATACCCAAGCAGGCTATACCGAATACCAATTACCGCATCTGGTAAATGAAGCCTCTGGATTTGGGACTGGTCAGTTGCCAGACAAAGAAGGCCAAATGTACCATGTTACGGAAGATAATTTGTATTTGATACCCACTGCGGAGGTCCCTGCAACAAACATTTTTAGAGATGAAATGTTGAATAAAACAGATCTACCTATAGCCCTAACAGGATATACACCCTGTTTCAGAAGGGAAGCAGGAAGTTATGGAGCACACGTAAGAGGTCTAAACCGTCTGCATCAATTTGATAAAGTTGAAATTTTACGCGTGGAGCATCCAGAAAGGTCGTACCAAGCTTTAGAGGAAATGGTTGAACACGTTAAAGGTATTCTTAAAGAATTGAAACTCCCATATCGTATCTTACGTTTATGTGGTGGCGATTTAGGATTCACCTCTGCCCTTACTTATGACTTTGAAGTTTTCTCAACAGCCCAAGACCGTTGGTTGGAAATTTCTTCGGTTTCCAATTTTGAAACCTTTCAAGCCAATCGTCTTAAATTAAGATTTAAAAATGCCGATGGCAAAAAACAGTTATGCCATACACTTAACGGTAGTTCACTAGCTTTGCCAAGGGTATTGGCAGGCATCTTGGAAAACTACCAAACCGAAGACGGTATAGAAATTCCAGAAGCACTTATTCCATACACGGGATTTGACAAAATATAATCAGTAAGAAAAAACTGTAAAAAATCGATAAAAGGCAAAAAAAACATGT
Coding sequences within it:
- a CDS encoding ribose-phosphate pyrophosphokinase, with the translated sequence MPNVATEAKIFTCTQSRELAEKIAENFGVKLGNVITSTYSDGEFQPSYEESIRGTRIFIIGSTHPGPQNLMEMLLMIDAAKRASARHITAVLPYFGWARQDRKDKPRVPIAAKLVAKMLEAAGATRIITMDLHADQIQGFFEKPVDHLFASTIFLPYLESLNLDNLTIASPDMGGSKRAYAYSKALSSDVVICYKQRAKANLISHMELIGDVTGKNVVLVDDMVDTAGTLTKAADLMMERGALSVRAICTHPILSGSAYERLENSKLEELIVTDSIPLKQESSKIRVLTCAELFADVMHNVHYNKSISNKFLI
- a CDS encoding 50S ribosomal protein L25/general stress protein Ctc — protein: MKSITINGSQRESVGKKATKALRNAGQVPCVLYGGDKPVHFSAPELAFSKLVYTPDAHTVVIALENGDTYNAVLQDIQFHPVTDRILHIDFYQLFEDKEITMDIPVHIIGTSRGVLNGGVLRKNKRKLRVKALPANLPDFIEADITPLRIGSKLYITALENEAYRFLHPDNTVVCQVRRSRAAMNVSDDDEDLDDDAAETPAAEAQE
- the pth gene encoding aminoacyl-tRNA hydrolase, translating into MKKFLIVGLGNIGDKYTETRHNIGFKVLDYLADKESLTFETQKLGDIATYKLKGRQFILLKPNTYMNLSGKAVQYWLTKEKIPMENLLVITDDLNLPFGTLRLKTKGSDGGHNGLKDIQDKLQTTKYNRFRFGISDAFAKGRQVDYVLGEWTPEETEKLPERLTKSIELINSFGLAGVTNTMNTFNGK
- a CDS encoding reprolysin-like metallopeptidase: MKEILENAPLRGSISGKSNTVIEFPSANGEFQSFRVLESPIMDPVLAAKYPMIKTYKAFGIEDPTASMRFSLTQFGLHALVLSGKQSTVYIDPYTEDLKNYMVYQKVDLGLNTQDFSCLQEDGLSLDSIDDGVTTQRVAADDEKLRTYRLALSCTGEYGALFAGSGDVATQKANVQAQMVITMNRVNEIYERDLAITMEFIPNNDEVIYLSSFSDPWQGEYNFKTAETLDDVIGVANYDIGHNFNTSGGGNAGCIGCVCASSSQYSFHKGRGFTGSPNPVGDAFYIDYVAHEMGHQFGAYHTQSSVQCFSGNGESEVEPGSGSSIMGYAGICYPNVQSNSDAHFNYISVKQITDNVKTGVGNNCAEETDLVNQAPVANAGNDYVIPASTAFVLTGSATDVDGIETLTYNWSQNDASPTGKYSTPMSTWTTGPVYRSLLPTDSPQRYLPKLEDVLNGNLTPTWEVTPSVSRDLNFAFLVRDNGSGVGNGIGQTDADLMTVTVNADAGPFAVTSQNEEGIVWNSGETETVTWDVAGTTANNINTSHVNILLSTNGGDSFDIVLAENTPNDGQEDIVIPDVLPSFFCRVMVQAVDNIYYAVNSQVFALGYTCVQYDSGDLNLEIPDGVGANSPGDILLSSINIEDSQVIESIKVYTDISHNWSGDLFLELRHPDGETVVTLYDRNCNDGQDDLDVVFDDEGSVISCSNPVSGVFIPETPLSTFSDLNAEGEWQLAITDFYSSDQGTLNSWYIELCALTNSSLGIDEFAANEFNIFPNPNKGEFTIKLNSHSGNDIQVDVYDIRGRLIYGKAFDNSSDFNQTISLSNVYSGMYLVTVNDGERSATKKIIVE
- a CDS encoding M43 family zinc metalloprotease: MKKTTFNLMLWGCMALSPFLKAQNPETTQIRTCLTDEHNQQLLNKHPNMMGSETYENRLAPKIETLKTQIKNSNGQRSLQYTIPVVVHVIHNGEPIGTGANISDEQVLSQIQVLNEDYRRMAGTNGFNTHPDGADVEIEFCLASRTPDGCVTTGIDRIDMSNINTTWASPNTIDAVLKPATIWDASQYMNMWSVNFGSNGLLGYAQFPGGPANTDGVVSDYRFFGSNDAEGVTIPGVYNLGRTMTHEVGHYLGLYHTFESNGAGNGCSGNGDYCDDTPAVASGNYGCPSNLDSCPFPSGMPDMVENYMDYTNDACMNVFTNDQKARILATLQNSANRPNSTSSDACTALAAVNDDASIEIRSMDTDACTGTVSANVRITNYGESTLTSAEINCDIDGSDSEVYSWTGSLGYGEFEDITLPTLINSAAGDHNYNAEVTTANNNLDQRDCNNFVSYQFTSAESYASTTQVHLTLVTDDYGADTEWEFRDSEGTILYSESYSNFDSNTTFNYSFDVIADECYTFLITDSWGDGLTDEGGSYTLTTDDDTVIHTGSDFGDSEETLISTYTLSTEDYFRTTAISLYPNPVSSQLNISLGSSNNLPDSYEIFNILGQSILQKSITNSSDLSINTSAFSNGMYFIKLTKESSSTTLRFIKK
- a CDS encoding bifunctional riboflavin kinase/FAD synthetase, translating into MKLHNSPTTYIDKPSVITIGTFDGVHIGHQKIIKRLITTAKKEGLESVILTFFPHPRMVLQKDANIKLLNTISERQEILEQTGLNHLIIKSFTKDFANLSAHDYVKNILVDELHAKHIIIGYDHRFGKNRSANIENLKTYGKEFDFEVEEISAEDIENVAVSSTKIRSALNNGDVATANSYLGYHYFLTGTISKGKGLGKQIGFPTANIHIEEAYKLIPKNGVYVVKSQSNQQTVFGMMNIGTNPTVNGKQQSIEVHFFDIDENLYGKTVRVELLHRLRDEQKFGSVALLQEQLKMDRENSLKFIANIND
- a CDS encoding HTTM domain-containing protein, translating into MTKTLFKHIDNSALVIFRVIFGFLLVCESIGAIFTGWIKRTLIDPEFTFSFIGFEWLQPLPGNGMYFYYAVMGLFGLFIMLGYKYRWSMLAFTLMWSATYFMQKSSYNNHYYLLILLSAIMVIQPANRYVSLDAKLHPEIKSTSMPQWCKYIFVVQLFIVYTYASIAKIYPDWLDGSAIGLILKSKQHYFLVGELLQQKWVHYCLAYGGILFDGLVIPLLLWKPTRKYAFIASVFFHLFNSFVFQVGIFPYLSLAFNLFFFDPRTIQKLFLKNKKFYDKGDIIIPKYHKIIVGIFVLYFLVQIALPLRHHLIQDDVLWTEEGHRLSWRMMLRAKSGMANYKVIDKATGKELPIRLTDYLTQKQIRGAKAKPDIIWQFSQRLKKDFADKGFEVQVFVTCFVSVNGKPRQQLIDPNVDLANVPWEPFKHSSWILPSKQD
- the serS gene encoding serine--tRNA ligase, translating into MLQVPFIRDNQADIIERLSKRNIDATEMIENVLNLDEDRRRFQTQLDNILAESNSISKEIGMLFKSGKVAEANALKEKTGQLKEDSKTLSDQLNETTEALNQLLYKIPNVPNKIVPAGNTDEDNEEIYREGEVPVLPEGALPHWELAKKYDIIDFELGNKITGAGFPVYKGKGARLQRALISYFLDKNTQAGYTEYQLPHLVNEASGFGTGQLPDKEGQMYHVTEDNLYLIPTAEVPATNIFRDEMLNKTDLPIALTGYTPCFRREAGSYGAHVRGLNRLHQFDKVEILRVEHPERSYQALEEMVEHVKGILKELKLPYRILRLCGGDLGFTSALTYDFEVFSTAQDRWLEISSVSNFETFQANRLKLRFKNADGKKQLCHTLNGSSLALPRVLAGILENYQTEDGIEIPEALIPYTGFDKI